Proteins found in one Serratia plymuthica genomic segment:
- the phnE gene encoding phosphonate ABC transporter, permease protein PhnE has product MITAPTLSAQELQTLKQQHPEIFSQQRRYLRTLGIIAVAIALYYLFFFQFFGISWPQFVNGCQQLGRYFVRMFVWHDFVNWPFMYYFQQIFITIGIVFAGTITASLIALPLSFFAARNVMSTPLLRPISVAVRRLLDVLRGIDMAIWGLIFVRAVGMGPLAGVLAIVMQDVGLLGKLYAEGHEAVDKSPSRGLTALGANGLQKHRYGIFTQSFPTFLALSLYQIESNTRSAAVLGFVGAGGIGLVYAENMRLWNWDVVMFITLILVVVVMVMDKVSSLLRNKYIIGEDIPLYRQKSQID; this is encoded by the coding sequence ATGATCACCGCACCAACGCTCTCGGCACAAGAGTTGCAAACGCTCAAGCAGCAGCACCCGGAAATATTCTCGCAGCAGCGCCGCTATCTGCGCACCCTCGGTATTATTGCCGTGGCGATCGCGCTGTATTATCTGTTCTTCTTCCAGTTTTTCGGCATCTCCTGGCCGCAGTTCGTTAACGGCTGCCAGCAACTGGGCCGTTACTTTGTGCGCATGTTCGTCTGGCACGATTTCGTCAACTGGCCGTTTATGTACTACTTCCAGCAGATCTTCATCACCATCGGCATAGTGTTTGCCGGCACCATCACCGCTTCGCTTATCGCTTTGCCGCTGTCGTTCTTCGCCGCGCGCAACGTGATGTCGACGCCGCTGCTGCGGCCGATCTCGGTGGCGGTGCGGCGGTTGCTGGATGTTTTACGCGGCATCGATATGGCGATCTGGGGGCTGATCTTCGTGCGCGCCGTCGGCATGGGGCCGTTGGCCGGGGTGCTGGCGATTGTGATGCAGGATGTCGGGCTGCTCGGCAAGCTGTATGCCGAAGGGCACGAAGCGGTGGATAAATCCCCCAGCCGCGGCTTGACGGCGCTGGGTGCCAACGGCTTGCAGAAGCACCGTTACGGTATTTTCACCCAGTCGTTTCCCACCTTCCTGGCGCTAAGCCTGTACCAGATTGAATCCAACACCCGCTCTGCGGCGGTGCTGGGCTTCGTCGGTGCCGGCGGTATCGGCCTGGTGTATGCGGAGAACATGCGGCTGTGGAACTGGGACGTGGTGATGTTCATCACCCTGATCCTGGTGGTGGTAGTGATGGTGATGGATAAGGTATCGTCGCTCCTGCGCAACAAATACATTATTGGCGAAGACATCCCGCTGTATCGGCAAAAAAGCCAAATCGATTGA
- the atzF gene encoding allophanate hydrolase, with the protein MTQPVKQRGFTLSEWQHHYHTRPAGERMACVRATLEALTSGLSLADNAWLYLATAAQLDAQYRQLAQQLDAVAGDISRLPLFGVPFAVKDNIDVGGWPTSAACPEFTYQAAEDARVVANLRAAGAIVIGKTNLDQFATGLVGTRSPHGAVVNSFDSRYVSGGSSSGSASVVARGLTPFSLGTDTAGSGRVPAGFNNIVGLKPTKGWLSNRGVVPACRLNDTVSVFALTVADAALVAEQAGGYDAADAYSRINPRTAPADLPAAPRFAVPAQPEFFGDAQAEQAFQRALAQLQRCGVALEAIDFTPFHQLAEQLYYGPWVAERTVAVEAMLNSDPQAINPVVRGILNNGLKYSACDAYKAEYLRAELAREIGQRLAQYDALVVPTSPTLRTLAEMEQEPVLFNSQFGTYTNFTNLADLSALALPAPMRDDGLPAGITLIAPAWHDRALAAFGLRWQQAQNLPLGATGRVLPPPPPLTPSVEHVRVAVVGAHLSGMPLNAQLTQRDAVWVEQTATAPCYRLYALANTQPPKPGLVKTGQGAAISVELWDIPLARFGEFVAEIPAPLGIGTLLLADGRRVKGFICEPWALEGALDITEFGGWRNYTRHLSDPGVSGIVL; encoded by the coding sequence ATGACCCAGCCAGTTAAACAACGCGGTTTCACCCTCAGTGAATGGCAGCACCATTATCACACCAGGCCGGCCGGTGAGCGCATGGCCTGTGTGCGCGCCACGCTGGAGGCGCTGACGTCGGGCCTGAGCCTGGCCGACAACGCCTGGCTTTACCTTGCCACCGCCGCGCAGTTGGACGCGCAATACCGACAACTGGCGCAGCAACTGGACGCGGTCGCCGGGGATATCAGCCGCCTGCCGCTGTTCGGCGTGCCCTTTGCGGTTAAAGACAATATCGACGTCGGCGGCTGGCCGACCAGCGCCGCCTGCCCGGAATTTACCTACCAGGCCGCAGAGGATGCCAGGGTCGTCGCCAATCTGCGCGCCGCCGGTGCCATCGTTATCGGTAAAACCAACCTCGATCAGTTCGCCACCGGCCTGGTCGGCACCCGCTCACCGCACGGTGCGGTGGTCAACAGCTTTGACAGCCGCTACGTCAGCGGCGGCTCCAGTTCCGGTTCGGCCTCGGTGGTGGCGCGCGGCCTGACGCCGTTCTCGCTGGGTACCGATACCGCAGGCTCCGGGCGCGTTCCGGCGGGGTTCAACAATATCGTCGGTCTGAAGCCGACCAAAGGCTGGCTGTCGAACCGTGGCGTGGTGCCTGCGTGCCGCCTGAATGACACCGTCTCGGTATTTGCCCTGACGGTGGCGGATGCCGCTCTGGTGGCCGAGCAGGCCGGCGGTTATGACGCCGCCGATGCCTATTCGCGCATCAACCCTCGCACCGCCCCGGCGGATTTGCCCGCCGCGCCGCGTTTTGCGGTCCCCGCGCAACCCGAGTTTTTCGGCGACGCGCAGGCCGAGCAGGCGTTTCAACGGGCGCTGGCGCAGTTGCAACGCTGCGGCGTAGCGCTTGAAGCCATAGACTTCACCCCCTTTCACCAACTGGCCGAGCAGCTCTATTACGGCCCCTGGGTCGCGGAGCGCACCGTGGCGGTCGAGGCGATGCTGAACAGCGATCCTCAGGCCATCAACCCGGTGGTGCGCGGCATCCTCAATAACGGCCTTAAGTACAGCGCCTGCGACGCCTACAAGGCGGAATACCTGCGTGCCGAGCTGGCGCGGGAAATTGGCCAACGGCTGGCGCAGTACGACGCGCTGGTGGTGCCGACGTCGCCGACGCTGCGCACGTTGGCGGAAATGGAGCAGGAGCCGGTGTTGTTCAATTCGCAATTCGGTACCTACACCAACTTTACCAACCTGGCCGATCTGAGTGCGCTGGCCTTGCCTGCGCCGATGCGCGACGACGGCCTGCCTGCCGGCATCACGCTGATCGCGCCGGCCTGGCACGATCGTGCGCTGGCGGCCTTCGGCCTGCGCTGGCAACAGGCTCAGAACCTGCCGCTCGGCGCCACCGGCCGCGTGCTGCCGCCGCCACCGCCGCTGACGCCGTCGGTGGAACATGTGCGGGTGGCGGTGGTGGGCGCTCACCTCAGCGGTATGCCGCTGAATGCCCAGCTTACCCAGCGCGATGCGGTATGGGTGGAGCAAACCGCCACCGCGCCGTGCTACCGGCTATACGCCCTGGCCAATACTCAGCCGCCCAAACCGGGGCTGGTCAAAACCGGGCAGGGGGCCGCCATCAGCGTTGAGCTGTGGGACATCCCGCTGGCGCGTTTCGGCGAATTTGTCGCGGAGATCCCCGCGCCGCTGGGCATCGGCACGCTGCTGCTGGCGGATGGCCGCCGGGTAAAAGGCTTTATCTGCGAACCCTGGGCGCTGGAAGGCGCATTGGATATCACTGAATTTGGCGGCTGGCGCAACTATACCCGTCATCTTTCCGACCCTGGCGTATCGGGTATCGTTTTATGA
- a CDS encoding GntR family transcriptional regulator, whose protein sequence is MQITNNRSKARPEGLAERIYLQLKDDIFEFHLLPGDRFSENEVALRMDVSRTPVRQALFWLEREGYVEVHFRSGWQVRPFDFDYFEQLYDLRIVLECEAVKRLCARPAGEVPPPLAALNGFWIDEPRLEDGKTVSLHDEQFHMTLVEAAGNGEMARIHRDLTEKIRIIRRLDFTQGTRVEATYNEHAAILRAILQHQTEEAQTLLSNHIAVSKAEVRKITLHMLHQARL, encoded by the coding sequence ATGCAAATCACCAATAACCGCAGCAAGGCGCGGCCGGAGGGGCTGGCGGAGCGTATCTACCTCCAGCTCAAGGATGACATCTTTGAATTTCATCTGCTGCCGGGCGATCGCTTCAGCGAAAACGAAGTGGCGCTGCGCATGGACGTCAGCCGTACGCCGGTGCGCCAGGCGCTGTTCTGGCTGGAGCGCGAGGGCTACGTCGAAGTGCATTTTCGCAGCGGCTGGCAGGTGCGCCCCTTCGATTTCGACTACTTCGAGCAACTCTACGATCTGCGCATCGTGCTGGAGTGCGAAGCGGTCAAACGGCTGTGCGCTCGCCCGGCGGGAGAAGTTCCGCCGCCGCTGGCGGCGCTCAATGGCTTCTGGATCGACGAGCCGCGGCTGGAGGACGGCAAAACCGTCTCGCTGCACGACGAGCAGTTCCATATGACGCTGGTGGAAGCGGCGGGCAACGGGGAAATGGCGCGCATTCATCGCGACCTGACCGAGAAGATCCGCATCATCCGCCGGCTGGACTTCACCCAGGGAACCCGGGTCGAGGCCACCTATAACGAACACGCCGCCATTCTGCGGGCGATCTTGCAACACCAGACCGAGGAGGCGCAAACGCTGCTCAGCAACCACATAGCCGTCAGCAAGGCGGAAGTACGGAAAATAACCCTGCATATGTTGCACCAGGCAAGGCTCTAG
- the urtA gene encoding urea ABC transporter substrate-binding protein: MQRRHFIKAFALSATVIGMGMAWSAQAADTIKIGILSSLSGTMAISETPLKDVALMTIDDINAKGGVLGKKLEPVVVDPASNWPLFAEKARQLLTQDKVAAVFGCWTSVSRKSVLPVFEELNGLLFYPVQYEGEEMSPNVFYTGAAPNQQAIPAVEYLLSEDGGSAKRFFLLGTDYVYPRTTNKILRAFLHTKGIQDKDIEEVYTPFGYSDYQTIVANIKKFSAGGKTAVISTINGDSNVPFYKELANQGIKATDVPVIAFSVGEEELRGIDTKPLVGNLAAWNYFESVDNPTNKQFVSEWKAYAKAHNLPNYATAVTNDPMEATYVGIHMWAQAVEKAGTTDVDKVRAAMAGQTFAAPSGFTLTMDATNHHLHKPVMIGEIEGNGQFNVVWQTDAPVRAQPWSPYIAGNDKKPDHPVKGGK; encoded by the coding sequence ATGCAACGTCGTCACTTTATAAAAGCTTTTGCGTTGTCCGCCACCGTGATCGGCATGGGTATGGCCTGGAGCGCGCAGGCGGCCGATACCATTAAAATCGGTATCCTGAGCTCGCTGTCAGGCACCATGGCTATCTCTGAAACGCCGCTGAAAGACGTGGCGCTGATGACCATTGATGACATTAACGCCAAGGGGGGCGTACTGGGCAAAAAACTCGAGCCGGTGGTGGTGGATCCCGCCTCCAACTGGCCGCTGTTCGCCGAAAAGGCGCGCCAGTTGCTGACCCAGGATAAAGTGGCGGCGGTGTTCGGTTGCTGGACGTCGGTGTCGCGCAAATCGGTACTGCCGGTGTTTGAAGAACTGAACGGGCTGCTGTTCTACCCGGTGCAATACGAAGGGGAAGAGATGTCGCCAAACGTGTTCTACACCGGCGCCGCCCCTAACCAGCAGGCGATCCCGGCGGTGGAATACCTGCTGAGTGAAGACGGCGGTTCGGCCAAGCGCTTCTTCCTGCTGGGTACCGATTATGTGTATCCGCGCACCACCAACAAGATCCTGCGCGCCTTCCTGCACACTAAAGGGATCCAGGACAAGGACATCGAAGAAGTCTATACGCCGTTCGGCTACAGCGATTACCAGACCATCGTCGCCAACATCAAGAAATTCTCCGCCGGCGGCAAAACGGCGGTGATCTCTACCATCAACGGCGACTCCAACGTGCCGTTCTACAAAGAGCTGGCCAATCAGGGCATCAAGGCCACCGACGTGCCGGTGATCGCCTTCTCGGTGGGTGAAGAAGAACTGCGCGGCATCGACACCAAACCGCTGGTGGGCAACCTGGCGGCCTGGAACTACTTCGAGTCGGTGGATAACCCGACCAACAAGCAGTTCGTCAGCGAATGGAAAGCCTACGCCAAGGCGCACAACCTGCCGAACTACGCCACTGCCGTGACCAACGATCCGATGGAAGCCACCTATGTCGGTATCCACATGTGGGCGCAGGCTGTCGAGAAAGCCGGCACCACCGACGTCGACAAGGTGCGTGCGGCGATGGCGGGGCAGACCTTTGCCGCGCCGTCGGGCTTCACGCTGACCATGGATGCCACCAACCATCACCTGCACAAGCCGGTGATGATCGGTGAGATTGAAGGCAACGGCCAGTTCAACGTGGTGTGGCAGACCGATGCCCCGGTGCGCGCACAGCCGTGGAGCCCGTACATCGCCGGCAACGACAAAAAGCCGGATCACCCGGTAAAAGGCGGTAAGTAA
- the urtB gene encoding urea ABC transporter permease subunit UrtB translates to MQSPFLFHFRAWLWLLCCLPTFAQAGPADDFAAANRTQQAKLLQAWAAAPEAARLPLLQGLKQENVVIDEAKHAFIQQGDAYHPLDGAVLPVGTPKKVWLNNRLRILIANALSAHRLVSDDPAVRLQAAQALQREAQSDQLPLLTQRLAQEKNAQVHDALGIALANLQLADANPQVRLNAVRLLGSSGAPETQPRLQALTDAAHEPDAAVRAEALKSLTSVKHRLLIGDLIGQAFTGLSLGSILLLAALGLAITYGLLGVINMAHGEMLMLGAYSAYLVQGLFQQFAPQWLALYPLVALPVAFAITACIGMALERTVIRHLYGRPLETLLATWGISLVLIQGVRVLFGAQNLEVANPAWLSGGIQLLPNLVLPWNRIAVIVFVVLVLALTWLLLNKTRLGMNVRAVTQNRAMAACCGVPTGRVDMLAFGLGSGIAGLGGVALSQLGNVGPELGQGYIIDSFLVVVLGGVGQLAGTVVAAFGLGIVNKILEPQIGAVLGKILILALIVLFIQKRPQGLFAFKGRVID, encoded by the coding sequence ATGCAATCCCCATTCTTGTTCCATTTCCGCGCCTGGTTATGGTTGCTGTGTTGTTTGCCGACGTTCGCGCAGGCGGGGCCGGCCGATGACTTTGCTGCGGCCAATCGTACGCAGCAGGCCAAATTGTTGCAGGCGTGGGCTGCCGCGCCGGAGGCTGCGCGCCTGCCGTTATTGCAGGGGCTGAAGCAGGAAAACGTGGTGATCGACGAGGCCAAACATGCCTTTATTCAGCAGGGCGACGCTTATCACCCGCTGGATGGCGCTGTCCTGCCGGTCGGCACGCCGAAAAAAGTGTGGTTGAACAACCGGCTGCGCATTCTGATCGCCAACGCACTGTCGGCGCATCGGCTGGTCAGCGACGATCCTGCAGTGCGTTTACAGGCGGCGCAGGCCCTGCAACGCGAGGCGCAAAGCGATCAGTTGCCGCTGCTGACCCAGCGGCTGGCGCAGGAAAAAAACGCCCAGGTGCATGATGCGCTGGGCATCGCATTGGCGAATCTGCAATTGGCCGACGCCAATCCACAGGTGCGCCTCAATGCCGTGCGGCTGCTGGGCAGCTCGGGTGCGCCGGAGACGCAGCCAAGGTTGCAGGCATTGACTGACGCCGCCCACGAGCCGGACGCCGCAGTGCGTGCCGAAGCCTTGAAAAGCCTGACCAGCGTGAAACACCGGTTGCTGATTGGCGATCTGATCGGCCAGGCGTTTACCGGCCTTTCGCTCGGCTCGATCCTGCTGCTGGCGGCGCTCGGGTTGGCGATTACCTATGGGTTGCTGGGGGTGATTAACATGGCGCACGGCGAAATGCTGATGCTGGGCGCCTACTCGGCCTACCTGGTTCAGGGGCTGTTTCAACAGTTTGCGCCGCAGTGGCTAGCGTTGTATCCGCTGGTGGCGCTGCCGGTGGCGTTCGCCATTACCGCCTGCATCGGCATGGCGCTGGAGCGCACGGTGATCCGCCACCTGTACGGCCGGCCGCTGGAAACCTTGCTGGCGACCTGGGGCATCAGCCTGGTGCTGATCCAGGGGGTGCGGGTGCTGTTCGGCGCGCAAAACCTGGAGGTCGCCAACCCGGCCTGGCTGTCGGGCGGCATTCAACTGCTGCCTAACCTGGTGCTGCCGTGGAACCGCATCGCGGTGATCGTGTTTGTGGTGCTGGTGCTGGCGCTCACCTGGTTGCTGCTGAACAAAACCCGGCTTGGCATGAACGTGCGCGCCGTGACGCAGAACCGTGCAATGGCCGCCTGTTGCGGCGTGCCCACCGGGCGTGTCGATATGCTGGCGTTCGGTCTGGGATCCGGCATCGCCGGGCTGGGCGGGGTGGCGCTGTCGCAACTGGGCAATGTGGGGCCGGAGCTGGGCCAGGGCTATATCATCGACTCGTTCCTGGTGGTGGTGCTCGGCGGCGTGGGGCAACTGGCAGGCACCGTGGTGGCGGCCTTTGGCCTCGGCATCGTCAACAAAATTCTTGAACCGCAGATTGGCGCCGTACTGGGTAAAATCCTGATCCTGGCGTTGATTGTTCTGTTTATTCAAAAACGTCCTCAGGGGCTGTTCGCCTTCAAGGGCAGGGTGATCGACTGA
- the uca gene encoding urea carboxylase, whose translation MFTTVLIANRGEIACRAIRTLKRLGVTSVAVYSDADRNAPHVTEADLAVALGGEKAADSYLCIDKILAAAAETGAQAIYPGYGFLSESAEFADACEAVGIAFIGPTAAQIREFGLKHRARELAAVAQVPMTPGTGLLGSIEEAVTAAARIGYPVMLKSTAGGGGIGLTRCDDEAALREAYDSVKRLGEQFFRDSGAFIERFVDQARHVEVQIFGDGQGRVAALGERDCSLQRRNQKVVEETPAPNLPAATRQALHQAAVALGESVNYRSAGTVEFIYDGARDEFYFLEVNTRLQVEHPVTEMVTGLDLIECMLQVAAGDALDWTALQRAPQGASIEVRIYAEDPLKNFQPSPGVLTEVHFPDNVRVDGWVATGSEVSAFYDPMIAKLIVHGEDRQQALEKMRAVLGATRLHGIATNLDYLRQVIATAQFQSGEVWTRMLDSFRFQPASIEVLQPGTYSSVQDYPGRLGYWDIGVPPSGPMDDFAFRLANRIVGNHPSAAGLEFTLQGPTLRFHCDAIIALTGADCPANLDGEAVAYWQPVAVRAGQVLSLGRAAHGCRTYLAVRNGFDVPVYLGSRSTFALGQFGGHAGRTLRVADMLAVSQPALAASTTPAPIAAPQAMDDSLIPQYGNLWNIGVLYGPHGAPDFFTPESIDTFFAAEWQVHYNSNRLGVRLSGPKPDWARQDGGEAGLHPSNVHDCEYAIGSINFTGDFPVILTRDGPSLGGFVCPVTIAKAELWKVGQVKPGDRIRFHPIGFKQAQSLEQAQLGSIEALAAVKAITLPTPNLAPGATASAAIVAALPAGDGRPSVVYRQAGDGYILMEYGDNLLDLALRLRIHLLMQSLKQDAIPGVEELAPGVRSLQIRYDSRTIGQADLLQRLLAREQALGDVSRLKVPTRTVYLPMAFEDSATLGAVERYSQTVRSSAPWLPNNVDFIQRINGLSHREQVRDIIFDASYLILGLGDVYLGAPCAVPIDPRHRLLSSKYNPARTHTAEGTVGIGGMYMCIYGMDSPGGYQLVGRTLPIWNKFLKNPQFNAGEPWLLHFFDQVRFYPVSEQELDEQREAFREGRAQVRIENSEFDFAEYTRFLADNAEDIAAFQQRQQQAFNHEVTLWQAQESEAEAQLLPPQTDEEEVDGYLVSADLNGNVWKILVEPGQAVEAGQPLIVVEAMKMELAVTAPRAGIIKRIGCQQGRPVGPGDALLWLEHAS comes from the coding sequence ATGTTTACCACAGTATTGATAGCCAACCGCGGCGAAATTGCCTGCCGCGCGATCCGTACCCTGAAACGTCTGGGCGTGACCAGCGTGGCGGTTTATTCCGATGCCGACCGCAATGCGCCACATGTCACCGAGGCCGATCTGGCGGTGGCGCTCGGCGGCGAAAAGGCTGCCGACAGCTACCTGTGCATTGACAAAATCCTCGCCGCCGCAGCGGAAACCGGCGCGCAGGCGATCTACCCCGGCTACGGTTTTCTCTCCGAGAGCGCCGAATTCGCCGATGCCTGCGAAGCGGTGGGCATCGCCTTTATCGGGCCGACGGCGGCGCAGATCCGTGAGTTCGGCCTGAAGCACCGGGCGCGTGAACTGGCGGCGGTGGCGCAGGTGCCGATGACGCCGGGCACCGGCCTGCTGGGCAGCATTGAGGAGGCGGTCACTGCCGCCGCGCGGATTGGCTACCCGGTCATGTTGAAAAGCACCGCCGGCGGTGGCGGCATTGGCCTGACCCGCTGCGACGACGAAGCGGCGCTGCGCGAAGCTTACGACAGCGTAAAACGGCTGGGCGAGCAGTTCTTCCGCGACTCCGGGGCCTTTATCGAGCGCTTTGTCGATCAGGCGCGCCATGTGGAAGTGCAAATCTTTGGCGACGGCCAGGGCCGGGTGGCGGCGCTCGGCGAGCGCGATTGCTCGCTGCAGCGCCGTAACCAGAAGGTGGTGGAAGAAACCCCGGCGCCGAACCTGCCGGCGGCGACCCGTCAGGCGTTGCATCAGGCGGCGGTAGCGCTGGGTGAATCGGTGAATTACCGCAGCGCCGGCACCGTGGAATTTATCTACGACGGTGCGCGCGACGAGTTCTATTTCCTCGAGGTAAACACCCGTTTGCAGGTGGAACATCCGGTGACCGAAATGGTGACCGGGCTGGATCTGATCGAGTGCATGTTGCAGGTGGCGGCGGGCGATGCGCTGGACTGGACGGCGCTGCAACGCGCGCCGCAGGGAGCCTCGATCGAAGTGCGCATCTATGCCGAAGATCCGCTGAAGAATTTCCAGCCCAGCCCCGGTGTGCTGACCGAGGTGCATTTCCCGGATAACGTGCGCGTCGACGGCTGGGTGGCGACCGGCAGTGAAGTGTCGGCATTTTACGACCCGATGATCGCCAAACTGATCGTCCACGGCGAAGATCGCCAACAGGCGCTGGAGAAAATGCGCGCCGTGCTAGGCGCGACCCGTTTGCACGGCATCGCCACCAATCTCGATTACCTGCGTCAGGTGATCGCCACGGCGCAATTCCAGAGCGGCGAAGTCTGGACCCGCATGCTGGACAGCTTCCGCTTCCAGCCCGCCAGCATTGAAGTGCTGCAACCGGGCACCTACAGCAGCGTGCAGGATTATCCGGGCCGTCTTGGCTATTGGGATATCGGCGTGCCGCCTTCCGGGCCGATGGACGACTTCGCTTTCCGGCTGGCCAACCGCATTGTCGGCAATCACCCGAGCGCCGCCGGGCTGGAGTTTACTTTGCAGGGGCCGACCTTGCGCTTCCATTGCGACGCGATCATCGCCCTGACCGGCGCCGACTGCCCGGCGAACCTGGATGGGGAAGCGGTGGCCTACTGGCAGCCGGTTGCGGTTCGCGCCGGGCAGGTACTGAGCTTAGGCCGCGCCGCGCACGGTTGCCGCACCTATCTGGCGGTGCGTAATGGGTTCGACGTGCCGGTGTATCTGGGCAGCCGCTCGACCTTCGCCCTCGGGCAGTTTGGCGGCCACGCCGGGCGTACCCTGCGGGTCGCCGATATGCTGGCGGTGTCCCAGCCTGCGCTGGCAGCCAGCACCACCCCGGCGCCCATCGCGGCACCGCAGGCGATGGACGACAGCCTGATCCCGCAATACGGCAACCTGTGGAACATCGGCGTGCTTTATGGCCCGCACGGCGCGCCGGATTTCTTTACCCCGGAGTCGATCGACACTTTCTTTGCCGCCGAATGGCAGGTGCACTACAACTCCAACCGGCTGGGCGTGCGCCTGTCGGGGCCGAAACCCGACTGGGCGCGGCAGGACGGCGGCGAAGCCGGGCTGCACCCGTCTAACGTACATGACTGCGAGTACGCCATAGGTTCGATTAATTTCACCGGCGATTTCCCGGTGATCCTCACCCGCGACGGGCCGAGCCTGGGCGGTTTCGTCTGCCCGGTGACCATCGCCAAAGCCGAGCTGTGGAAGGTGGGACAGGTGAAGCCGGGCGACCGCATTCGCTTCCACCCTATCGGCTTCAAACAGGCGCAATCGCTGGAGCAGGCGCAGCTTGGCAGCATCGAAGCGCTGGCGGCGGTGAAGGCGATAACCCTGCCGACGCCGAATCTGGCGCCGGGCGCCACGGCTTCTGCCGCTATCGTCGCCGCGTTGCCGGCCGGAGACGGGCGCCCCTCGGTCGTCTATCGCCAGGCCGGGGACGGCTACATTTTGATGGAGTACGGCGACAACCTGCTCGATCTGGCGTTGCGGCTGCGCATTCATCTGCTTATGCAATCGCTCAAACAGGACGCGATCCCCGGCGTTGAGGAACTGGCTCCGGGCGTGCGTTCGCTGCAGATCCGTTACGACAGCCGCACTATCGGCCAGGCCGATTTGCTCCAGCGCCTGCTGGCGCGTGAACAAGCGCTGGGCGACGTCAGCCGCCTGAAGGTGCCGACGCGCACGGTTTATCTGCCGATGGCGTTTGAAGACTCCGCCACCCTGGGCGCGGTGGAGCGCTATAGCCAGACGGTACGCAGCTCTGCGCCCTGGCTGCCGAACAACGTCGATTTTATCCAGCGCATCAATGGCCTCAGCCACCGCGAACAGGTGCGCGACATTATCTTCGACGCCAGCTATTTGATCCTCGGATTGGGTGACGTCTATCTCGGCGCGCCGTGCGCGGTGCCGATTGATCCGCGCCACCGGCTGCTCAGCTCCAAATACAACCCGGCGCGCACCCATACCGCCGAAGGCACGGTCGGCATCGGCGGCATGTACATGTGCATTTATGGCATGGACTCGCCGGGCGGTTATCAACTGGTCGGGCGCACGCTGCCGATCTGGAACAAATTCCTCAAAAACCCGCAGTTCAACGCCGGAGAGCCCTGGTTGCTGCACTTCTTCGATCAGGTGCGTTTCTACCCGGTCAGCGAGCAGGAACTGGATGAGCAGCGCGAGGCGTTCCGTGAAGGGCGCGCGCAGGTCCGCATCGAGAACAGCGAATTCGACTTTGCCGAGTACACCCGTTTTCTGGCGGACAACGCCGAAGACATCGCCGCATTTCAGCAGCGCCAGCAGCAGGCATTCAACCATGAAGTGACGCTCTGGCAGGCGCAGGAGAGCGAAGCCGAGGCGCAATTGCTGCCGCCACAGACGGATGAGGAAGAGGTCGACGGCTATCTGGTCAGCGCCGATCTGAACGGCAACGTGTGGAAGATCCTGGTGGAGCCGGGGCAGGCGGTGGAAGCCGGCCAGCCGCTGATTGTGGTCGAGGCGATGAAAATGGAACTGGCGGTCACCGCGCCGCGCGCCGGGATCATCAAACGCATCGGTTGCCAGCAAGGGCGGCCGGTGGGGCCTGGTGATGCTCTGCTGTGGCTGGAACACGCCAGCTAG
- a CDS encoding DUF1456 family protein yields MINNDVLRSVRYMLSINDAKMTEIIKLDNFDVEVSAMRAYVIKEGEPGFENCPDEVMAHFLNGLVFLKRGKDDKFPAPEVELPITNNLVLKKLRVAFELKDTDMHQIFTAVEFRISKPELSALFRKEGTKNFRPCGDQMLRYFLKGLAQRIRGE; encoded by the coding sequence ATGATCAACAACGATGTGCTGCGCAGCGTGCGCTACATGCTGAGCATTAACGACGCCAAAATGACCGAGATTATCAAGCTGGATAATTTCGACGTTGAGGTCTCTGCGATGCGCGCTTACGTCATCAAAGAAGGCGAGCCGGGGTTCGAAAACTGCCCGGACGAAGTGATGGCGCACTTCCTGAACGGCCTGGTGTTCCTCAAGCGCGGCAAGGACGACAAGTTCCCGGCACCGGAAGTGGAGCTGCCGATCACCAACAATCTGGTGTTGAAAAAGCTGCGCGTGGCGTTCGAACTGAAAGACACCGACATGCACCAGATCTTCACCGCCGTGGAGTTCCGCATCTCCAAGCCGGAGCTGAGCGCGCTGTTCCGGAAAGAAGGCACCAAAAACTTCCGCCCGTGCGGCGATCAGATGCTGCGTTATTTCCTCAAAGGTTTGGCGCAACGCATTCGCGGCGAGTAA